The following are encoded in a window of Bradyrhizobium guangdongense genomic DNA:
- the pcaH gene encoding protocatechuate 3,4-dioxygenase subunit beta produces the protein MNAQAPALRDPRLNRPEPLTPPLGDGAFFQRDRSIHPPAHAPGYKSSVLRSPRQSLLSLENSVSEITGPVFGHNDLGPLDNDLIRNYAKDGDPVGERIVVHGRVLDETGRGVPNTLVEFWQANAGGRYRHKKDTYLAPIDPNFGGCGRALTDDTGYYYFRTVKPGPYPWRNYVNSWRPAHIHFSVFGSGFAQRLITQMYFEGDPLIPICPILTTIPDKDALDRLVAPLDLNASTPFDSLAYRFDIVLRGQRSTYFENRTAGN, from the coding sequence ATGAATGCCCAGGCACCAGCCTTGCGCGATCCCCGCCTCAACCGCCCCGAGCCCTTGACCCCGCCGCTTGGCGACGGCGCTTTCTTCCAGCGCGACCGCTCGATCCATCCGCCGGCGCACGCCCCCGGTTACAAATCCTCCGTGCTGCGTTCTCCGCGCCAGTCGCTGCTGTCGCTGGAGAATTCTGTCTCCGAAATCACGGGACCGGTATTCGGCCACAACGATCTCGGCCCGCTCGACAACGATCTGATCCGCAACTACGCCAAGGACGGGGATCCCGTCGGCGAGCGCATCGTCGTCCATGGCCGCGTGCTGGACGAGACTGGTCGGGGCGTGCCGAACACGCTGGTCGAGTTCTGGCAGGCCAATGCCGGCGGCCGCTACCGGCACAAGAAGGACACGTATCTTGCGCCGATCGATCCGAATTTCGGAGGTTGCGGCCGCGCGCTGACCGACGACACCGGCTACTATTATTTCCGCACCGTGAAGCCGGGGCCTTATCCCTGGCGCAACTACGTCAACAGCTGGCGACCGGCCCATATCCATTTCTCGGTGTTCGGTTCGGGCTTTGCGCAGCGGCTGATCACGCAGATGTATTTCGAGGGCGACCCCCTGATCCCGATCTGCCCGATCCTGACGACGATCCCGGACAAGGACGCGCTCGATCGCCTCGTGGCGCCACTCGACCTCAACGCCTCGACGCCGTTCGACTCGCTCGCCTACCGCTTCGACATCGTCCTGCGCGGCCAGCGCTCCACCTATTTCGAAAATCGCACCGCGGGGAATTAA
- a CDS encoding LysR family transcriptional regulator: MHSMKEIDHLALDGHALELFLAVLEEGSVTSAATRLGLTQSAVSHGLNKLRRIAGDPLFAKSGRGIVATAHAQALAAKARALIDEMRSFAGGVTFEPASAQLSLTIAANDFQRDLLLPRFFEHVAARVKSLNLRVIPSQSPSPAMLRENRCDLLITPLPPVGIDIVQKRLLSDHYVCYFDPKARAAPAGRSAYLAARHITVVYTDNERLDFDRRLAANGFHRDIAISVPSFSGVPSFLRGSQMLASMPSLLASGVMGGFAHARIPLASRTRTLAELPMFMVWHQRYHKDPAHRWIRSQLETIAATAAGG; the protein is encoded by the coding sequence ATGCATAGTATGAAGGAAATCGATCATTTGGCCCTCGACGGCCACGCCCTCGAGCTGTTCCTCGCCGTGTTGGAGGAGGGCTCGGTCACGTCAGCCGCCACGCGGCTCGGCCTGACCCAGTCGGCCGTCAGCCACGGACTGAACAAGCTGCGGCGCATCGCCGGCGATCCGCTGTTCGCGAAATCCGGCCGCGGCATCGTCGCGACCGCCCATGCCCAGGCACTCGCCGCAAAGGCGCGCGCGCTGATCGACGAGATGCGCAGCTTCGCCGGCGGCGTCACGTTCGAACCGGCGAGCGCGCAGCTCTCGCTGACGATCGCCGCCAACGATTTCCAGCGCGACCTGCTGCTGCCGCGCTTCTTCGAGCACGTCGCAGCGCGAGTAAAGAGCCTGAACCTGCGCGTGATCCCGTCGCAATCGCCCTCGCCGGCCATGCTGCGCGAGAATCGCTGCGACCTCCTGATCACGCCGCTGCCGCCCGTTGGCATCGACATCGTGCAGAAGCGGCTGCTGAGCGATCATTACGTCTGCTATTTCGATCCCAAGGCGCGCGCCGCCCCGGCGGGCCGCAGCGCTTATCTCGCCGCCCGTCACATCACCGTGGTCTATACCGACAACGAGCGGCTCGACTTCGACCGCCGGCTTGCGGCCAACGGCTTCCACCGCGACATCGCCATCTCGGTGCCAAGCTTCTCCGGTGTCCCGTCGTTCCTGCGCGGCTCGCAGATGTTGGCGAGCATGCCGAGCCTGCTCGCCTCCGGTGTGATGGGTGGATTCGCGCATGCGCGGATTCCGCTGGCCTCGCGCACGCGCACGCTGGCCGAGCTGCCGATGTTCATGGTCTGGCACCAGCGCTACCACAAGGACCCCGCGCATCGCTGGATCAGGAGCCAGCTCGAAACGATCGCAGCGACGGCTGCCGGCGGCTGA
- the pncB gene encoding nicotinate phosphoribosyltransferase, with product MTVTDIASRTYNHSWRLDPIIRSLLDTDFYKLLMLQMIRDDYPDQQVTFSVINRSRHVRLAEIIDEGELRAQLDHARTIRFSKKELIWLAGNTFYGKTHMFSADFIRWLAEFRLPEYELRKVEGQYELHFHGPWTHTTMWEIPALAILNELRSRSAMKGRGRFELDVLYARAKAKLWTKVERLRKLENLRLSDFGTRRRHGFLWQRWCVEAVKEGLGPSFIGTSNVLLAMDNDLEAIGTNAHELPMVAAALARDDEELRWAPYRILDQWRQTYGGNLLIALPDAFGTKAFLRDAPEWVADWTGFRPDSAPPIQAGEEIVAWWEKKGRNPKDKLLVFSDAMDVGSIEETYHHFAGRVRLSFGWGTNLTNDFVGCAPDGSFNLDPISLVCKVSSVDGRPAVKLSDNPEKATGIPSEIERYLRVFGNAGRVRKPVLV from the coding sequence ATGACAGTGACCGACATTGCGAGCCGAACCTACAATCACAGCTGGCGGCTGGATCCCATCATCCGCAGCCTGCTCGATACAGATTTCTATAAGCTGTTGATGTTACAGATGATTCGGGATGACTATCCGGATCAGCAGGTCACATTTTCAGTCATCAACCGTTCGCGCCATGTACGCCTTGCCGAGATCATCGACGAGGGCGAACTGCGGGCCCAGCTCGACCACGCCCGGACCATCCGTTTCTCCAAGAAGGAGCTGATCTGGCTCGCCGGTAACACCTTCTACGGCAAGACCCACATGTTTTCGGCGGACTTCATCCGCTGGCTGGCCGAATTCCGCCTTCCCGAATACGAGCTGCGCAAGGTCGAGGGCCAGTACGAGCTGCATTTCCACGGGCCGTGGACCCACACCACGATGTGGGAAATTCCGGCGCTCGCCATCCTCAACGAATTGCGCTCACGTTCGGCGATGAAGGGCCGCGGCCGCTTTGAGCTCGACGTGCTCTACGCCCGCGCCAAGGCCAAGCTGTGGACCAAGGTGGAGCGGCTGCGCAAGCTGGAGAATTTGCGGTTGTCCGACTTCGGCACCCGCCGCCGCCACGGCTTCCTCTGGCAGCGCTGGTGCGTTGAGGCGGTGAAGGAAGGCCTCGGCCCGTCCTTCATCGGCACCTCCAACGTGCTGCTCGCGATGGACAACGATCTCGAAGCCATCGGTACCAATGCGCATGAGCTGCCGATGGTCGCGGCCGCGCTGGCGAGGGACGACGAGGAATTGCGCTGGGCGCCCTATCGCATTCTCGATCAGTGGCGCCAGACCTATGGCGGCAATCTGCTGATCGCGTTGCCGGACGCCTTCGGCACCAAGGCGTTCCTGCGCGATGCCCCGGAATGGGTGGCCGACTGGACCGGCTTCCGCCCCGACAGCGCGCCGCCGATCCAGGCCGGCGAGGAGATCGTGGCCTGGTGGGAGAAGAAAGGCCGCAATCCCAAGGACAAGCTGCTCGTGTTCTCCGACGCGATGGACGTCGGCTCGATCGAGGAGACCTATCACCACTTCGCAGGCCGCGTGCGGCTCTCGTTCGGCTGGGGCACAAATCTCACCAACGACTTCGTCGGCTGCGCGCCGGACGGCTCGTTCAATCTCGATCCGATCTCGCTGGTCTGCAAGGTGTCGTCGGTCGACGGACGTCCGGCCGTCAAGCTCTCCGACAACCCGGAAAAGGCGACCGGCATACCCTCGGAGATCGAGCGCTATTTGCGCGTGTTCGGCAACGCCGGCCGTGTGCGCAAGCCAGTATTGGTTTAG
- a CDS encoding GGDEF domain-containing protein — MFRRTATSAKERSFLHAIKLVSPFVMVVVLQAAIAGFSLEVMSSVRAYVAGEAMWSRSQKNAVYFLNLYLHSGEASQFARYRTSLAVPIGDEYARWALESDPVDIETARIGFLQGGNHPDDVPGPIWLFRYFNQVSFLKEAIREWAATDPMLLELSVFGEVIRSELKDGPIRDSGRRQFLSSRLSELNRQFTGHAERFSTVLGEGSRTIKLTLTWLNIATAAILILLLIWHTRRLVLQRLAFEDALHAEKDRLAFQASHDWLTGIANRRAFEARLQSELDGRSERSLSLILLDLDQFKAVNDNCGHLAGDRLLCQVARLLQQDRRSYDVVARLGGDEFGLILPQCPPYEAVDIAERLRRSLEGFSFAWDDRCFAVTASIGVACIAEGSTTLEEAMRRADAACYRAKEKGRNRVQVDNGKPDVVLVAPRPREAARA; from the coding sequence GTGTTTCGCAGAACAGCAACGTCGGCGAAGGAACGCAGCTTCCTTCACGCGATCAAGCTCGTCTCGCCGTTCGTGATGGTCGTCGTGCTGCAGGCGGCGATCGCCGGATTCAGCCTGGAGGTGATGTCGTCGGTTCGCGCATATGTCGCGGGCGAGGCGATGTGGTCGCGTTCGCAGAAGAACGCCGTCTATTTCCTCAATCTCTATCTGCATTCGGGGGAAGCCAGCCAGTTTGCACGATACCGGACCTCGCTCGCCGTCCCCATCGGCGATGAGTATGCAAGATGGGCGCTCGAGAGTGATCCGGTCGACATCGAGACCGCGCGCATCGGCTTCCTGCAAGGCGGCAACCACCCGGACGACGTTCCTGGCCCGATCTGGCTGTTCCGCTATTTCAACCAGGTCAGCTTTCTCAAGGAGGCGATTCGGGAGTGGGCTGCCACCGATCCGATGCTGCTGGAGCTCAGCGTGTTCGGTGAAGTCATCCGGAGTGAACTGAAGGACGGCCCCATCAGAGACAGCGGTCGCCGGCAGTTCCTCTCGTCACGGCTCTCGGAGTTGAACAGGCAGTTCACGGGGCATGCCGAGCGGTTCTCAACGGTCCTGGGCGAAGGCTCCCGCACCATCAAACTGACTCTGACTTGGCTGAACATCGCGACCGCCGCGATCTTGATCCTGCTCCTGATCTGGCACACACGGCGACTGGTGCTGCAAAGGCTGGCATTCGAGGACGCATTGCATGCGGAAAAGGATCGTCTCGCCTTTCAAGCCTCGCATGACTGGCTGACAGGTATCGCGAACCGGCGAGCCTTCGAGGCGCGACTTCAGAGCGAGCTCGATGGCCGCAGCGAGCGCTCGCTGAGCCTGATCCTGCTCGACCTCGACCAGTTCAAGGCCGTCAACGACAACTGCGGCCATCTCGCCGGCGATCGGCTGCTGTGTCAGGTCGCACGCCTGTTGCAGCAGGACCGGCGGTCATACGACGTGGTCGCCCGACTCGGCGGTGACGAATTCGGGCTGATCCTGCCGCAATGTCCGCCATACGAGGCCGTCGATATTGCCGAGCGGCTGCGACGGTCGCTTGAAGGGTTCAGCTTCGCCTGGGACGATCGCTGCTTTGCCGTGACTGCCAGCATCGGCGTTGCCTGCATCGCCGAGGGCAGCACCACGCTCGAGGAAGCGATGCGCCGGGCGGATGCCGCCTGTTATCGCGCCAAGGAAAAGGGTCGCAACCGGGTTCAAGTCGACAACGGCAAACCGGATGTCGTTCTCGTCGCCCCAAGGCCCCGCGAAGCCGCTCGCGCGTGA
- a CDS encoding alpha/beta hydrolase gives MRVQELRDLLAQHLRRHGDHALFEPERDDPMHGGKQGAREQRNLDVVRLGEDPHERWVHQGESIHHHLKDVVGIRTVVLHSMLEQRAQQIGVLGEEVEIGFGSEVADLLSRSRLYRAFYGPAGLELTTARPNALPEMDYPVGVIAGNRFIDRVAGLFVLPRPNDGRVSVQSVMLSGMADHIVVMTSHTGLPRDRVAIEQTIAFLRNYRFS, from the coding sequence ATGCGCGTCCAGGAATTGCGTGACCTGCTGGCGCAGCATCTGCGGAGGCACGGCGACCATGCGCTCTTCGAGCCCGAGCGAGATGATCCCATGCACGGCGGAAAACAGGGTGCGCGAGAGCAGCGCAATCTTGACGTCGTCCGCCTCGGGGAGGACCCGCATGAGCGGTGGGTGCATCAAGGCGAAAGCATCCATCACCATCTGAAGGATGTCGTCGGGATAAGGACGGTCGTCCTCCATTCGATGCTCGAACAGCGAGCGCAGCAAATTGGCGTGCTCGGCGAAGAGGTCGAGATAGGTTTCGGCAGCGAGGTCGCCGATCTCCTGAGCCGGTCTCGACTCTACCGCGCCTTCTATGGCCCCGCCGGGCTCGAACTCACGACAGCCAGGCCGAACGCGCTGCCCGAAATGGACTATCCAGTCGGTGTGATTGCAGGAAACCGCTTCATCGACCGCGTCGCCGGTCTCTTCGTGCTGCCGAGGCCGAATGACGGCCGGGTCTCAGTTCAGAGCGTAATGCTGAGCGGTATGGCCGACCATATCGTCGTGATGACCTCCCATACAGGACTGCCTCGCGACCGCGTCGCGATCGAGCAAACGATCGCGTTTCTTCGCAACTACCGCTTTAGCTGA
- the tcuB gene encoding tricarballylate utilization 4Fe-4S protein TcuB — translation MHGTRILDEADRLMTVCNSCRYCEGLCAVFPAMEMRRAFSDGDLNYLANLCHACGACYVDCQFSPPHEFNVNVPKTLAVARAGSYAAYAWPKVLSGAFARNGLVLSIVVAISMAAFILGFAALNDSCVLFGVHTGPGAFYRLMPHNAMAALFSAAFLFAILALVMSVRAFWRDIGTPIGGHADGGSIFQAIRDAGELRYLDGGGVGCYNEDDKPTDRRKLFHHLTFYGFLLCFAATSVATLYHYLLGREAPYPWWDLPVVLGTLGGIGLVVGPIGLFAVKMRRDPALLDEFSYGMDVGFIAMLFLTGLTGMLLLFLRETWAMGPLLALHLGAVFALFITMPYGKFVHGIYRFAALVRYAQERRTAA, via the coding sequence ATGCACGGAACTAGGATCCTCGACGAAGCCGACCGCCTGATGACGGTCTGCAATTCCTGCCGTTACTGCGAGGGGCTTTGCGCGGTGTTTCCTGCCATGGAAATGCGTCGCGCCTTCTCCGACGGCGACCTCAACTATCTTGCCAATCTCTGCCATGCCTGCGGTGCCTGCTACGTCGACTGCCAATTCTCGCCGCCGCACGAATTCAACGTGAACGTTCCGAAGACACTCGCGGTCGCGCGCGCCGGGTCATACGCGGCCTATGCCTGGCCCAAGGTGCTGTCCGGCGCCTTCGCGCGCAACGGGCTGGTCCTCAGCATCGTCGTCGCGATCAGCATGGCCGCCTTCATTCTCGGCTTTGCGGCACTGAATGATAGCTGCGTGCTTTTCGGTGTGCACACCGGGCCCGGCGCTTTCTACAGACTGATGCCGCACAACGCGATGGCCGCGCTGTTCAGCGCTGCGTTTCTCTTTGCCATCCTGGCGCTGGTCATGAGCGTGCGCGCATTCTGGCGCGATATCGGCACGCCCATCGGCGGCCATGCCGACGGGGGCTCCATCTTCCAGGCGATCCGCGATGCCGGCGAACTGCGCTATCTCGATGGCGGCGGTGTCGGTTGCTACAACGAGGACGACAAGCCGACCGACCGGCGGAAGCTCTTCCATCACCTGACCTTCTACGGCTTCCTGCTGTGCTTCGCTGCAACCTCGGTGGCCACGCTCTATCACTACCTGCTCGGGCGCGAGGCGCCGTATCCATGGTGGGATCTGCCGGTTGTGCTCGGCACGCTCGGCGGCATCGGCCTTGTCGTTGGCCCGATCGGCCTGTTCGCGGTCAAGATGCGACGCGATCCGGCACTGCTCGACGAGTTCAGCTACGGAATGGATGTCGGCTTCATTGCCATGCTGTTCCTCACCGGCCTCACCGGCATGCTGCTTCTGTTCTTGCGTGAGACCTGGGCGATGGGACCGCTGCTGGCGCTGCATCTCGGCGCTGTCTTCGCGCTGTTCATCACCATGCCCTACGGCAAGTTCGTGCACGGGATCTATCGCTTCGCGGCGCTGGTGCGTTATGCCCAGGAGCGCCGGACCGCGGCTTAG
- the tcuA gene encoding FAD-dependent tricarballylate dehydrogenase TcuA, with product MSSKYDVLVIGGGNAALCAAIAARRSGVSVLVLEGAPKFYRGGNTRHTRNMRCAHDAATEILTGPYTEEEFWEDLLRVTGGQTDEVLARHMIRESKDILNWIVEQGVRWQPSLGGTLSLGRTNSFFLGGGRAMLNALYLTAERLGVAIEYDAEVTDLVIEDGMFLAARLKRPINGETEIRATSLVAAAGGFEANIEWLKQYWGEAADNFLIRGTPYNRGSILKMLLDKGVQQVGDPTQCHAVAIDARAPKFDGGIITRHDSVVFGVVVNKHAQRFYDEGEDIWPKRYAIWGRLVAAQPDQIAYIIFDSTVVTSFMPTLFPPIAGQTIAELAGKLELDPAALEKTITEFNAAVRPGTFDHTILDDCVTEGITPPKTHWARKIETPPYLAYPVRPGITFTYLGTRVTKEARMLMADGRPSANMFAAGEIMAGNVLGKGYAAGMGMTIGSVFGRIAGREAAKHARN from the coding sequence ATGAGCAGCAAATACGATGTGCTGGTGATCGGCGGCGGCAACGCGGCGCTGTGCGCGGCGATCGCGGCGCGCCGCAGCGGCGTCTCGGTGCTGGTGCTCGAAGGCGCGCCCAAATTCTATCGGGGCGGCAACACCCGCCACACCCGCAATATGCGTTGTGCCCACGATGCCGCGACCGAGATCCTGACCGGCCCCTACACCGAGGAGGAGTTCTGGGAGGACCTGCTGCGCGTCACCGGCGGGCAGACGGATGAGGTGCTTGCCCGTCACATGATCCGCGAGTCCAAGGACATCCTGAACTGGATCGTGGAGCAGGGCGTTCGCTGGCAGCCCTCGCTCGGCGGCACGCTGAGTCTCGGCCGCACCAACTCCTTCTTCCTCGGCGGCGGCCGGGCGATGCTGAACGCGCTGTATCTGACCGCCGAACGTCTTGGCGTCGCCATCGAATACGACGCCGAAGTCACCGATCTTGTGATCGAGGACGGCATGTTCCTCGCTGCGCGCCTGAAGCGGCCGATCAACGGCGAGACCGAGATCCGCGCGACCTCGCTTGTGGCCGCCGCCGGCGGCTTCGAAGCCAACATCGAATGGCTGAAGCAGTATTGGGGCGAGGCTGCCGACAATTTCCTGATCCGCGGCACGCCCTATAATCGCGGCTCGATCCTGAAGATGCTGCTCGACAAGGGCGTACAGCAGGTCGGCGATCCCACCCAGTGCCACGCGGTCGCGATCGACGCCCGCGCGCCGAAATTCGACGGCGGTATCATCACGCGCCATGACTCCGTGGTGTTTGGTGTCGTCGTCAACAAGCATGCCCAGCGCTTCTACGACGAGGGTGAGGACATCTGGCCGAAGCGCTACGCGATCTGGGGCCGGCTGGTCGCGGCGCAGCCCGACCAGATCGCCTACATCATCTTCGATTCAACCGTCGTCACCAGCTTCATGCCGACGCTGTTCCCGCCGATCGCGGGACAGACCATCGCGGAGCTTGCCGGCAAGCTCGAACTCGATCCGGCCGCTCTGGAAAAGACCATCACCGAGTTCAACGCCGCCGTGCGGCCCGGCACCTTTGACCACACCATCTTGGACGACTGCGTCACCGAAGGCATCACGCCGCCCAAGACTCATTGGGCGCGCAAGATCGAAACGCCGCCTTATCTTGCTTATCCAGTGCGGCCGGGCATCACCTTCACCTATCTCGGCACGCGCGTGACCAAGGAGGCGCGGATGCTGATGGCTGACGGCAGGCCGTCCGCCAACATGTTCGCCGCCGGCGAAATCATGGCCGGCAACGTGCTCGGCAAGGGTTACGCCGCCGGCATGGGCATGACCATCGGCAGCGTGTTCGGGCGGATCGCAGGACGGGAAGCGGCGAAACATGCACGGAACTAG